The Bacteroidales bacterium sequence AACAGCATAAACTACTGCCATCGAAGTAGTTGATAAGGCTATACCTGTCAACAAACTAGCTCTTATATCCCAGCCTATTAAATAATAAGCGACTAAAAAACTACCCACAAAAGGCGCAAAAAATCCCACTAAGCCCACCACCGAAACTTCTTTAATTTTAGTTTTTATGGTATCGGGATCGAGTTCGGCTCCAGCTAAAAAAGTAAGCATCACGGCACCTAAACCTGTGCAAAACTTTAACCAATCGGCTTGTAATGAAAGATGATCGAAAAAGCCCAACTTATAAGCAAAAAAGCCTATTACCGAACCTACTAAAATCTCCATTAAAGCCATAGAGATTTTTAAGCGATTAGCCATAATGGTAGATAGCACCGCGGCTAAAAACCAAAAAGCAGCAATTAAATAAATACTAATCATAAAAATGCTAATAAATATAAGAAGTAGGAGTTATCAGCACTATTGCAATTAAGGGCGAACTCCATCGCCAAAAGTGGGCACAAAGGTATAAATTATTCTTCTAAATAATGATTACCGTTATAACCAATTTAATTTTAGAAAAACCTCAATTGAAACATATAGTATATTGGCTAAAGATACATTAACCTCTTGTCATTTCCTTTAGTTGCAACATCGGTCAAATTGCTCAACTATTCAAAAATTGTTAATCGATAAAAAAATAATAGTATCTTCTTTAATTGACGCATAGCTATAACAGAATGGATGAACGCTTATTCACAATAATGCACTTTTTACTTCATTACATAAAAAAAAACTAAACAAGCTTCTACTAACATATGTTAATTTTTCTTTAAAACATGGTTGGAAATTTGGTGGAAAAAATAATTTATAGTAATTTAGTACCGATTTAGATTGAATCAATTATTATGTTTAACTAATTAAATATCAAATATTATGTCAGTATTAGTAGGAAAAAAAGCTCCCAGTTTTAAAGCAAAAGCCGTAGTAAACGGTGGCGAAATTGTTAACGATTTTAGCTTAGACCAATTTTTAGGTAAAAAGTATGTTATTTTCTACTTTTATCCCGCCGATTTTACCTTTGTATGTCCAACCGAAATCATTGCTTTTCAGGACAAGCTAAAAGAATTCGAAAGCCGCAACGTAGCTGTTGTAGGTTGTTCAACCGATAGTGAATTTTCGCATTGGAAATGGCTCAATACCGAATTAAAAGACGGTGGTATTAAGGGCGTAACTTATCCATTAGTAGCCGATTCGAGCAAAACCATTGCCGAAAACTATGGCATACTTGCAGGTGAATACGATTACGACGAAAACGGCAAAGCTATTTTCAATGGTGCACCAGTGGCCTATCGTGCCCTTTTCTTCATCGATAAAGAAGGTATTGTTCGCCATCAGGTAGTAAACGACCTTCCATTAGGACGTAGTATCGAAGAAGCACTCCGCATTGTTGATGCTTGGCAATTCTTCGAAGAAAACGGCGAAGTATGCCCTGCCGATTGGCACAAAGGACAAAAAGCATTAAAACCCACATTCGATGGCATTGCTAACTATTTAGCAGAACACAAGTAAAAAACAAATTCATCACTTTTTAAGGTTGGCTTTTAAGTCAACCTTTTTTATTTCATTAAATTTTTATTCTAACTT is a genomic window containing:
- a CDS encoding peroxiredoxin, with amino-acid sequence MSVLVGKKAPSFKAKAVVNGGEIVNDFSLDQFLGKKYVIFYFYPADFTFVCPTEIIAFQDKLKEFESRNVAVVGCSTDSEFSHWKWLNTELKDGGIKGVTYPLVADSSKTIAENYGILAGEYDYDENGKAIFNGAPVAYRALFFIDKEGIVRHQVVNDLPLGRSIEEALRIVDAWQFFEENGEVCPADWHKGQKALKPTFDGIANYLAEHK